The following coding sequences lie in one Arachis hypogaea cultivar Tifrunner chromosome 9, arahy.Tifrunner.gnm2.J5K5, whole genome shotgun sequence genomic window:
- the LOC112712620 gene encoding mannose/glucose-specific lectin has translation MAISNTNLFLFSLPLLTFTIIFLMQLNKANSSDSLSFSFDNFNQEDGRNLIFQGDSTISPTKNTLHLTKVNSQGNPAPNSLGRVLQSAELQLWDKPTNRLSEFDCQFSFLLKSPVSEPADGLTFFIAPSNTTVPALSPGALLGIFDAHSHLNPSLNQIVAVEFDTFSNYWDPSYPHIGIDVNTIQSVKTVQWERREGETVNVLVSYSSRSRKLEVIASYSNGQRFEVSHVVDLRDVLPEWVRVGFSAATGAQYQSHEILSWSFTSSLNYVQMEIK, from the coding sequence ATGGCTATCTCCAACACAaacctcttcctcttctctcttccacTCCTTACCTTCACCATTATCTTCCTCATGCAACTAAACAAGGCAAACTCATCAGATTCCCTTTCCTTCAGCTTCGACAACTTCAATCAAGAAGATGGAAGAAACCTAATCTTCCAAGGTGATTCAACCATTTCACCAACCAAGAACACACTCCATCTCACCAAGGTGAATAGTCAAGGCAACCCAGCTCCAAACTCCCTTGGAAGAGTCTTGCAATCAGCAGAACTACAGCTTTGGGACAAACCTACAAACCGACTCTCAGAATTTGATTGTCAATTCAGCTTCCTCCTCAAATCCCCGGTTTCCGAACCGGCCGACGGCTTGACCTTCTTCATCGCCCCCTCCAACACCACCGTACCGGCGCTTTCCCCCGGAGCTCTGTTAGGGATCTTTGATGCTCATAGCCATCTAAATCCTTCTCTAAACCAAATTGTTGCCGTTGAGTTCGACACCTTCTCCAATTATTGGGATCCAAGTTACCCGCATATTGGAATCGATGTCAACACCATTCAGTCCGTCAAGACTGTGCAATGGGAGAGGAGAGAGGGTGAAACCGTAAATGTATTGGTTTCTTACAGTTCTAGATCTCGAAAGCTAGAGGTCATTGCAAGTTACTCTAATGGTCAACGATTCGAGGTGTCTCATGTCGTTGACCTAAGGGATGTGCTTCCAGAATGGGTTAGGGTTGGATTCTCAGCTGCAACAGGAGCACAATACCAATCGCATGAGATTCTATCATGGTCTTTCACTTCATCCTTGAACTACGTTCAAATGGAAATAAAATGA
- the LOC112712621 gene encoding mannose/glucose-specific lectin yields MAVSNSNLAIITITILLMLLNRACSLNSLGFSFDNYFHQEERNLILQGDAKISQTNTLQLTSTPQKVVGRVLHSFQLQLWDKSTNKLASFDSQFSFVLTSPVRGPADGIAFFITSPNSTVPQNSGGGYLGLFNSKTALSNTSSNQVVAVEFDTYINPAYDPNYNHIGIDINSIKSSKLVRWDRRENETLDVLVSYRAEKQTLEVIANYPDGQSYEVSHEIDLRTVLPEWVRVGFSASSGNQYQSHSVLSWSFYSGLYYSGHKNEYLASDM; encoded by the coding sequence ATGGCTGTCTCCAACTCAAACCTTGCCATCATAACCATAACCATCCTCCTCATGCTTCTAAACAGGGCATGCTCATTAAATTCCCTTGGTTTCAGCTTCGATAACTACTTCCATCAAGAAGAAAGAAACCTAATCTTGCAAGGTGATGCAAAGATTTCACAAACCAACACACTCCAACTCACCAGCACCCCCCAAAAAGTTGTTGGACGAGTCTTGCACTCGTTTCAATTACAGCTATGGGATAAAAGCACAAACAAACTCGCAAGCTTTGACTCACAATTCAGCTTTGTGCTCACATCCCCGGTCCGCGGTCCGGCCGATGGGATCGCCTTCTTCATCACATCGCCGAACTCTACCGTACCACAGAATTCCGGCGGAGGTTACTTAGGGCTTTTTAATTCTAAGACAGCCCTAAGTAACACTTCGTCGAACCAAGTGGTCGCGGTTGAGTTTGACACGTACATTAATCCTGCTTATGATCCAAATTACAATCACATTGGAATTGATATTAACTCCATTAAGTCCTCAAAGCTTGTTAGATGGGACAGGAGGGAAAATGAAACCCTTGATGTATTAGTATCATACCGTGCCGAGAAACAAACCCTAGAAGTCATAGCTAATTACCCAGATGGTCAAAGTTATGAGGTGTCTCATGAGATTGACTTGAGGACTGTGCTTCCAGAATGGGTTAGGGTTGGGTTCTCTGCTTCCTCTGGAAACCAATATCAATCGCATAGCGTTCTATCATGGTCTTTCTATTCTGGTTTGTATTACAGTGGTCACAAAAATGAGTATCTTGCAAGTGATATGTGA
- the LOC112712623 gene encoding isoliquiritigenin 2'-O-methyltransferase-like isoform X1, translating into MDPINFETAVCHNWSDEKCITVLKNCYKALEENGKVIIFEMIMPEEPDSSNASNLVSIVDNSMFLHAGGKDRTEKEFGKLSKDAQLILLLDSYPKSCQVNSGYFMCCSKEAFRS; encoded by the exons ATGGATCCTATAAATTTTGAAACT GCTGTTTGTCATAATTGGTCAGATGAGAAGTGCATAACAGTGCTGAAAAACTGTTATAAAGCACTTGAAGAGAATGGAAAAGTGATTATCTTTGAGATGATCATGCCTGAAGAACCAGATTCAAGCAATGCCTCTAATCTTGTCTCTATTGTTGACAATTCTATGTTCCTTCATGCTGGAGGCAAGGAtagaacagagaaagaatttgggaAGCTAAGCAAAGACG CACAACTGATCCTACTACTGGATTCATATCCAAAGAGTTGCCAAGTGAATAGTGGCTATTTTATGTGCTGCTCCAAGGAAGCCTTTAGATCCTAA
- the LOC112712623 gene encoding protein TPR3-like isoform X2: MSCVESGDIDLRLRLLILILLLDGEMLKFVLQSLRLLILILILDGTPQAALVKDPGVSINRVIWSPDGALFGVAYSRHIVQIYSYHGGDEVRQHLEI, encoded by the exons ATGAGCTG TGTGGAGTCTGGTGACATTGATCTAAGGCTAAGGCTATTAATCCTTATTCTGCTTTTAGATGGCGAGATGCTAAAGTTTGTCTTGCAAAGTCTAAGGCTATTAATCCTTATTCTGATTCTAGATGGCACTCCACAG GCTGCTCTTGTCAAAGATCCAGGTGTTTCTATCAACCGTGTGATTTGGAGTCCAGATGGTGCTTTATTCG GAGTTGCTTACTCAAGGCACATTGTTCAGATATACTCTTATCATGGTGGTGATGAAGTACGACAGCACCTGGAG ATTTAA
- the LOC112712628 gene encoding galactose-binding lectin-like translates to MKPFWVVLTFFLLLVASKKANSIDLVEVVSFNFDPFSHGNPAIELQGDATILTDGNVLLTDLTSPGSTGRVLYAPPVRLWDTASGNVANFITSFSFQLTDYQDFTPADGIVFFIAPENTQIPPGATGGALGVADPSGVGEFVGVEFDTYSNGEYRDPPHSHVGIDVNSVVSLRTVEWNRQSGSVVEVTVIYDSSSKTLSVAVKNRSGEILTISEVVDLKEKLPERVKFGFSSAGSLGGRQINLIRSWSFSSSLKTVTGVASA, encoded by the coding sequence ATGAAACCATTTTGGGTTGTTCTGACTTTCTTTCTCTTGCTAGTAGCAAGTAAGAAGGCCAACTCAATTGACCTAGTTGAAGTTGTTTCCTTCAACTTCGACCCTTTCAGCCATGGCAACCCAGCAATAGAACTCCAAGGTGATGCCACCATTCTTACAGATGGCAACGTGCTCCTCACCGACCTCACTAGTCCCGGCAGCACAGGCCGTGTTCTGTACGCGCCACCCGTGCGCCTTTGGGACACTGCCAGCGGAAATGTCGCCAACTTCATCACCTCCTTCTCTTTCCAGTTAACGGATTATCAAGATTTCACTCCCGCCGACGGCATTGTCTTTTTCATTGCACCAGAAAATACTCAGATTCCTCCCGGCGCAACTGGCGGCGCTCTCGGAGTCGCTGATCCAAGCGGTGTGGGTGAATTTGTCGGCGTAGAGTTTGATACCTATTCCAACGGCGAGTATAGGGACCCACCTCATAGTCATGTTGGAATTGATGTCAACTCTGTTGTTTCATTGAGGACTGTAGAGTGGAATAGACAGAGTGGATCAGTGGTTGAGGTGACTGTGATATACGACTCTTCATCAAAGACATTGAGTGTTGCTGTGAAGAACAGGAGTGGAGAAATTCTTACTATTTCAGAAGTTGTTGATTTGAAAGAGAAGCTTCCGGAGAGGGTCAAGTTTGGTTTTTCTTCCGCTGGTTCGCTTGGCGGTCGTCAGATAAATCTAATTCGTTCATGGTCGTTCTCTTCATCCTTGAAGACAGTAACCGGTGTTGCAAGCGCATGA
- the LOC112709644 gene encoding secreted RxLR effector protein 161-like, with the protein MAKNSTGVALYQRKYALDLIKDHANTRPEISYVIGKLSQFLEAPTILHLKAAHKILKYIKGAPTKRLFFLVKSDLSVTRFTDSDWASCPNSRRSTLAYCFYIGGVNVSWKSKKQTIVAASSTEAEYRAMTSITKKAVWIRKIWLDLDMPLTNPISLYCDS; encoded by the exons ATGGCTAAGAACAGCACTGGAGTTGCATTGTATCAACGCAAGTATGCCCTTGACTTGATCAAAGATCATG CCAATACTAGACCAGAGATTAGCTATGTTATTGGGAAGTTAAGTCAGTTTCTTGAAGCACCAACTATCTTACACCTCAAGGCAGctcataaaattttaaagtacATTAAAGGGGCACCTACCAAGAGATTATTTTTTCTAGTGAAGTCTGACCTAAGTGTTACAAGATTCACTGATTCGGATTGGGCATCCTGCCCAAATTCGAGACGGTCTACATTAGCATATTGTTTCTACATTGGAGGAGTCAATGTATcatggaagagtaagaagcaGACGATTGTGGCTGCCTCATCTACTGAAGCGGAATATAGAGCAATGACATCTATTACAAAGAAAGCTGTGTGGATCAGGAAGATTTGGCTTGACTTGGATATGCCTCTCACCAATCCTATCAGTCTCTACTGTGATAGTTAG